The genomic window ATAAATTCCATATATTAACCACAAAAAAAGACCACTCATGAACGTAATCAGCATCACATAAGAAACATCTTTAGCTGATTTTGTGCGCCATGTTTGAAACACTTGTGGTAAGAAAGCAATTGTGGTTAATATAGCGGCAGATAATCCTAAAATTGTAATAAAATTCATATAATATTAGCGATAAATTGCCCACAAATAATAAAGAAGATACTCAAAAGTACCTTCTTGCTCAATTTTCATTCAACAACTATAATATAGTCCAGTTTAAGGGCTGAACGGATAAGGCGATCGCCTCAACTACAGCACCTTACACTTACCATGA from Nostoc sp. UHCC 0870 includes these protein-coding regions:
- a CDS encoding SemiSWEET transporter produces the protein MNFITILGLSAAILTTIAFLPQVFQTWRTKSAKDVSYVMLITFMSGLFLWLIYGIYLQAWPIILANSTTLALNFVILWLKIKYR